The Eriocheir sinensis breed Jianghai 21 chromosome 49, ASM2467909v1, whole genome shotgun sequence genome has a segment encoding these proteins:
- the LOC126981868 gene encoding protein O-linked-mannose beta-1,2-N-acetylglucosaminyltransferase 1-like codes for MRVDIGGDDSGGGGGGDGVVASKYFSTSQPGQEDRLVDWLASLQPGRVVVIAGQGSFLPYLSQRGVTALMTLGAHLVGSAAHGEAWGMLGVTAGGRRQGGRVLGEALVTWAPSPGEGVWTGYPPLHLESDYEGVLIEDQGGCGGQASAVPPAQAAFCRRYEGYCELCACVSPFVPATHTPPPPGFPMQEAIPIAVVTANQPQNLYRLLKNLLWVAGAGQTEAVVVVDGPYTETIRLAGLFGHRVVVHRPQGAPGDNTRTNSNIAFALLTALSLWPRSNKVILLEDDLLLAPDLLRYFHTTAWLLDADPSLAFVGAFGQNSYPSTAGGPGGRGAVLRAQMYPQYGWMAPRRWVEEVLPRWVPPGRGRDWDWWLYTEGVRGGLDAVVPEMSRTAHGGAGGAHVTGWEQHLFFSGRLINMDPAPALVDLDRLIKKNYDDWLDREISHAHKLRLLDHPCHAHPVPANDTGPFVLFVGVVSRSDSHNGFFLMQACLGTDDQEVKELYEGVMRLRVRPYSHARTRHARHTHRALARPCLHPRAMLRRLYGVGKEEEEEEEEEEEEEGKVLYVVGCPLSKYCKHSEGTKDWVSPSSGAVNEASRVAWRRRMTNTHKHTR; via the exons atgagagtcgacattggtggtgatgacagtggtggtggtggtggtggtgatggtgtggtcgCTTCCAAGTATTTCTCGACCAGTCAACCAGGTCAAGAGGACAGGCTGGTCGATTGGTTGGCGTCCCTTCAACCTGGTAGAGTGGTAGTGATTGCTGGgcag GGCTCCTTCCTACCTTACCTGTCCCAACGAGGTGTCACGGCGCTGATGACCCTCGGAGCACACCTGGTGGGGAGCGCTGCCCACGGGGAGGCCTGGGGGATGCTGGGGGTGACGGCGGGGGGGCGGCGGCAGGGGGGCAGGGTGCTGGGGGAGGCGCTGGTCACCTGGGCGCCCTCACCTGGGGAAGGGGTGTGGACAGGTTACCCCCCCTTGCACCTGGAGTCTGATTACGAAGGTGTGCTGATtgaag ACCAGGGGGGTTGTGGGGGCCAGGCCAGCGCCGTGCCCCCAGCCCAGGCCGCCTTCTGCCGCCGCTACGAAGGTTACTGTGAGCTGTGTGCCTGTGTCTCTCCCTTCGTTCCTGCCACGCACACGCCGCcccct cccGGCTTCCCCATGCAGGAGGCCATCCCCATCGCGGTGGTCACGGCTAACCAACCCCAGAACTTGTACag gtTGCTCAAGAACTTGCTGTGGGTGGCCGGCGCGGGGCAgacggaggcggtggtggtggtggatggaccCTACACGGAGACTATTAGACTTGCTGGGTTGTTTGGGCACCGCGTGGTTGTACACAGACCCCAAGGCGCCCCCGGGGACAAcaccag GACGAATAGCAACATCGCCTTCGCCCTCTTGACCGCTCTCTCCCTGTGGCCGAGGTCAAACAAGGTCATACTGCTGGAAGATGACCTCCTGCTGGCCCCGGATCTGCTGAG ataTTTCCACACCACTGCCTGGCTACTGGACGCGGACCCCAGCCTGGCCTTCGTCGGAGCCTTCGGCCAGAACTCCTACCCCAGCACGGCGGGGGGGcctggggggcggggggcggtgcTGCGGGCCCAAATGTACCCCCAATACGGGTGGATGGCCCCCCGGCGCTGGGTGGAGGAGGTGCTGCCGCGATGGGTGCCCCCGGGG CGTGGCCGCGACTGGGACTGGTGGCTCTATACGGAGGGGGTGCGGGGGGGGCTGGACGCTGTGGTGCCTGAGATGTCCCGCACGGCGCacgggggggcagggggggcgcaCGTGACCGGCTGGGAGCAACACCTGTTCTTCAGCGGCAGGTTAATTAACATGGACCCCGCACCTGCCCTCGTGGATCTGGAcag GCTGATCAAGAAGAACTACGATGATTGGCTGGACAGGGAGATAAGCCACGCCCACAAGCTCCGCCTATTGGACCATCCCTGCCACGCCCACCCCGTCCCAGCCAATGAC acGGGGCCCTTCGTGCTATTCGTGGGTGTGGTGAGCAGATCAGATTCACACAACGGGTTCTTTCTTATGCAGGCC TGCCTGGGGACGGACGATCAGGAGGTGAAGGAGCTGTACGAGGGTGTGATGAGGTTGCGGGTGCGCCCATACTCCCACGCCCGCACCCGCCACGCCCGCCACACCCACCGCGCCCTCGCCCGCCCCTGTCTGCACCCCCGCGCCATGCTGAGGAGGCTGTACGgcgtggggaaggaggaggaggaagaggaggaagaggaggaagaggaggaggggaaggtgttaTATGTTGTGGGTTGCCCTCTTTCGAAGTATTG caAGCACTCAGAAGGCACGAAGGACTGGGTGTCACCATCTAGCGGGGCGGTGAACGAGGCGTCTAGGGTAGCGTGGCGGAGGCggatgacaaacacacacaaacacaccaggtAA